In Flavobacterium gelatinilyticum, a genomic segment contains:
- a CDS encoding NAD-dependent epimerase/dehydratase family protein has translation MKKILITGATGFVGTNLKESLNENEIETLNIRYVPNQKIEIKADVVIHLAGKAHDLKKVSRANDYEEANFELTKQVFDAFLQSSASTFIFMSTVKAVADKVEGILVENIIPNPKTHYGITKRKAEEYILNTQIFEGKRFYILRPCMIHGPNNKGNLNLLYKVVNKGLPWPLAAFKNERSFLSINNLCFVINEIIKNEFIESGIYNLADDEFLSTNELVKIIASVSNKKNLSLAIPKGFINNIAKMGDLIKFPLNSETIQKLTENYRVSNQKIKNAIGIEKLPHSAKEGLERTIKSFIKQCNT, from the coding sequence ATGAAAAAAATTTTAATTACTGGTGCAACAGGATTTGTGGGAACAAATCTTAAAGAATCTCTAAATGAAAATGAAATAGAAACCTTAAACATTCGGTATGTTCCAAACCAAAAAATAGAGATAAAAGCAGATGTTGTTATCCATCTTGCAGGAAAAGCTCACGATTTAAAAAAAGTGTCCAGAGCTAATGATTATGAGGAGGCAAATTTTGAATTAACTAAACAAGTATTTGATGCTTTTTTACAATCCAGTGCTTCAACATTTATTTTTATGAGTACAGTAAAAGCTGTAGCGGATAAAGTTGAAGGTATTTTAGTAGAGAACATTATTCCAAACCCTAAAACGCATTATGGAATTACAAAAAGAAAAGCAGAAGAATATATACTAAACACGCAAATATTTGAAGGAAAAAGATTTTATATATTACGACCATGTATGATTCATGGTCCAAACAATAAAGGAAATCTTAATTTACTTTATAAAGTAGTTAATAAAGGATTGCCTTGGCCTTTGGCAGCGTTTAAAAATGAAAGATCATTTTTAAGCATTAACAATCTCTGTTTTGTAATTAATGAAATTATTAAAAATGAATTTATAGAATCAGGTATTTATAATCTTGCCGATGATGAATTTTTGTCAACAAATGAGCTGGTAAAAATTATAGCTTCTGTATCGAACAAGAAGAATCTTTCTCTTGCAATACCTAAAGGTTTTATAAATAATATTGCTAAAATGGGTGACTTAATTAAATTCCCATTAAACTCTGAAACAATTCAAAAGCTAACCGAAAATTATAGAGTTTCAAATCAAAAAATCAAAAATGCAATTGGAATTGAAAAATTGCCTCATTCTGCAAAAGAAGGATTGGAAAGAACAATAAAAAGTTTTATAAAACAATGCAATACATAA
- a CDS encoding dTDP-4-dehydrorhamnose 3,5-epimerase, with protein sequence MDKINVEGVFLTPLKRIYNPKGDVFHGMKKSDIGYSGFGEAYFSTIHFEDVKPWKKHYEMTLNFVVPLGDIRFVIYDDREDSITKGAFFDITLGENNYQRITIPPGVWVAFEGVGKNYNLLLNLANIEHDPNEIERKDDLSEISYSW encoded by the coding sequence ATGGACAAGATAAATGTAGAAGGAGTTTTTTTAACTCCCTTAAAACGTATATATAACCCTAAAGGAGATGTTTTTCATGGAATGAAAAAATCCGATATAGGTTATTCGGGATTTGGAGAAGCTTATTTTTCAACTATACATTTTGAAGATGTAAAGCCATGGAAAAAACATTACGAAATGACTTTGAATTTTGTAGTTCCTTTGGGAGACATTCGTTTTGTAATCTATGATGATAGGGAAGATAGTATTACTAAAGGAGCTTTTTTTGATATAACATTAGGAGAAAATAATTATCAAAGAATCACTATACCTCCAGGAGTTTGGGTTGCATTCGAAGGTGTTGGAAAAAATTATAATCTGCTATTGAATTTGGCTAATATTGAACATGATCCGAATGAAATAGAAAGAAAGGATGATTTATCTGAAATAAGTTATTCATGGTAA
- a CDS encoding glycosyltransferase, with protein sequence MLETNNYLFSVVIPTYNRKVDLERCLNSLLEQTFKNFEVIICDNASTDDTKELIEKYKALLNLNYIILPENSGGPARPRNTGIMNAKGDWICFLDSDDWYAHNKLEYISNLDLENIDFVYHKLVAIDRKGRQGTMYTRQINNDEPLIDFLTRFNPILTSSTCIRKSVFTENKLLFSEDKKIVGVEDFDLWIRMGLVGTKFKLIDKDLGFYNKESTDSLSYVDERQISRLNEVYSSYMELLSKNQQKKSVAALSYQKGVLLLGNKNKKASLKNFVIALKSGVTYIKFRALFRILKLNPLELIKT encoded by the coding sequence ATGTTAGAAACAAATAATTATTTATTTTCTGTTGTAATACCAACCTACAATAGAAAAGTAGATTTAGAAAGATGTCTTAATTCATTGTTGGAACAGACCTTTAAAAATTTTGAGGTGATAATTTGTGACAATGCATCTACAGACGATACTAAAGAGTTAATAGAGAAGTATAAAGCACTTTTGAATTTAAATTATATAATTTTACCCGAAAATTCTGGCGGGCCTGCAAGGCCAAGAAATACGGGGATAATGAATGCAAAAGGAGATTGGATTTGTTTTTTGGATTCAGATGATTGGTATGCACATAATAAGCTAGAGTATATTTCTAATTTAGATTTAGAAAATATAGATTTTGTTTACCATAAACTTGTAGCTATAGACAGAAAAGGGAGGCAAGGAACAATGTATACAAGACAGATAAATAATGATGAGCCTTTAATAGATTTTTTAACACGTTTTAACCCAATATTGACATCTTCAACCTGTATTAGAAAAAGTGTTTTTACCGAAAATAAATTATTGTTTTCAGAAGATAAAAAGATTGTCGGTGTTGAAGACTTTGATTTATGGATTAGAATGGGGCTTGTAGGTACAAAGTTTAAATTAATTGATAAAGATTTAGGTTTTTATAATAAGGAAAGTACAGATAGTTTATCTTATGTGGATGAACGTCAAATTTCTAGATTGAATGAGGTTTATTCTTCATACATGGAATTGCTTTCAAAAAATCAACAAAAAAAATCCGTAGCAGCTCTTAGTTATCAAAAAGGTGTATTGCTATTAGGTAATAAGAATAAAAAAGCAAGTCTTAAAAACTTTGTCATTGCATTAAAAAGTGGTGTTACTTATATAAAATTTAGAGCTCTATTTAGAATTCTTAAATTAAATCCTCTCGAATTGATAAAAACTTAA
- a CDS encoding MraY family glycosyltransferase codes for MQYIILGLILMILMLLYFKVADRFNIIDKPNQRSSHTEITLRGGGIIFWFSALLYFVQNIESNFFFFAGITLVSLVSFWDDIQSLSNKVRISIHFLAITLVFYDLDLFTSMPIWWIFISYVLAIGLINAYNFMDGINGITGLYTLVVLGSLLYVNTKVQLFTDGTFVKYGMIASLVFLFFNYRKKAKCFAGDVGSIAIAFWVIYLVLKLILMTNSLIWLLFLAVYGVDAVCTILHRLYLKQNIFEAHRLHFYQILSNEYKIQHRLVSLYYGVVQIVVSILVILLYQKINDYILFAIIIIPLLLMYSIKFYLINKSNLRLTV; via the coding sequence ATGCAATACATAATATTAGGTTTAATTTTAATGATCTTAATGCTTCTTTATTTTAAAGTTGCAGATCGTTTTAATATTATAGACAAACCAAACCAAAGGAGTTCACATACCGAAATAACTTTACGCGGAGGAGGAATTATTTTTTGGTTCTCAGCTTTATTATATTTTGTGCAAAATATTGAAAGCAATTTTTTTTTCTTTGCAGGAATTACCTTAGTAAGTTTGGTGAGCTTTTGGGATGATATTCAGAGTTTGTCAAACAAAGTACGTATTTCTATTCATTTTCTGGCAATAACTCTGGTGTTTTATGATTTAGACCTGTTCACCTCTATGCCGATTTGGTGGATATTCATTAGCTATGTTTTAGCTATAGGGCTTATCAATGCCTATAATTTTATGGACGGAATAAATGGCATAACAGGATTGTATACTTTGGTTGTTTTGGGATCATTACTTTATGTAAATACAAAAGTTCAGCTTTTTACAGACGGTACTTTTGTAAAATATGGTATGATCGCCAGCTTAGTTTTTCTATTTTTTAATTATAGAAAAAAAGCGAAATGCTTTGCAGGTGATGTAGGAAGTATTGCAATTGCATTTTGGGTTATTTATTTAGTTTTAAAATTAATTCTTATGACTAATTCTTTAATCTGGCTTTTATTTTTAGCTGTATATGGAGTTGATGCTGTTTGTACTATTTTACATCGCTTATATTTGAAACAAAATATCTTTGAAGCACATCGTTTACATTTTTACCAAATTCTGAGTAACGAATATAAAATACAGCATAGATTAGTATCACTTTATTATGGGGTGGTACAAATTGTAGTTTCTATTTTAGTAATATTGCTTTATCAAAAAATAAACGATTATATATTATTTGCTATTATAATTATTCCACTGCTTTTGATGTATTCAATAAAGTTTTATTTAATTAATAAAAGCAATTTAAGATTAACTGTATGA
- a CDS encoding glycosyltransferase family 4 protein, with amino-acid sequence MAKKILHISERGEGGGGESVFRETVVLFQELDLINTHYTACKQSNKLPFKVDFDFKEKEQLADFIYSFSNKRKMDLMLKEIEPDIIHLHHYGNLSPSILHSLHNYKKRRDNIRIIQTVHTFQYSCSHQAAYDYNKTKRCLDCASVHFKTKIFYRKCSRAGFVHSIAKGFNSLITHYYYKKEIIDTIVVPSNFIKEAILLNKFYSDKKIVEINNPIFENLEKKVKFHKENNIVYFGRLSEEKNIKLLITAFSLFASKDIENYKLLIIGDGSEKKELQQYVNEKKILDKVIFFPFMTQRELAKYLETSKISIMTSKCFENAPMMMIESFNYNIIPIAANHGGMREMVLKLNFGLLFESEDEYSLVDQITKAVNDYEKLINEKPKLEAKIRDLFSKSKYFTELSNLYSYR; translated from the coding sequence ATGGCAAAGAAAATTTTGCATATTTCCGAAAGAGGTGAAGGTGGTGGTGGTGAATCTGTTTTTAGAGAGACAGTAGTTTTATTTCAAGAATTAGATTTGATAAATACTCATTATACTGCTTGTAAACAATCAAATAAATTACCATTCAAAGTAGATTTTGACTTTAAGGAAAAGGAGCAGTTGGCAGATTTTATTTACTCTTTTTCAAACAAAAGAAAAATGGATTTAATGCTGAAAGAAATTGAACCGGATATAATTCATTTACATCACTATGGAAATTTATCTCCTTCTATTTTACATTCTTTACATAACTATAAAAAACGGAGAGATAACATAAGAATAATACAAACCGTCCATACTTTTCAGTACTCATGTTCTCATCAGGCTGCTTATGATTACAATAAAACAAAAAGGTGTTTGGACTGTGCAAGTGTTCATTTTAAAACTAAAATATTTTATAGAAAATGTAGTAGAGCAGGTTTTGTTCATTCAATAGCTAAAGGATTCAATAGTTTAATAACGCATTATTACTATAAGAAAGAGATCATTGATACGATAGTTGTTCCATCAAATTTTATAAAAGAAGCGATCCTTTTAAATAAATTTTATAGTGATAAAAAAATAGTTGAAATTAATAATCCAATTTTTGAAAATTTAGAAAAAAAGGTGAAATTTCATAAAGAAAACAATATAGTTTATTTCGGCAGATTATCAGAGGAGAAAAATATAAAGTTATTGATTACTGCTTTTTCTCTTTTTGCTTCCAAAGATATAGAGAACTATAAGCTATTAATCATAGGAGATGGTTCAGAAAAAAAGGAACTTCAACAATATGTGAATGAAAAAAAGATTTTAGATAAGGTGATTTTTTTTCCATTCATGACACAAAGAGAACTTGCTAAATACTTGGAAACTTCAAAAATCTCAATTATGACTTCAAAGTGTTTTGAAAATGCACCAATGATGATGATAGAGTCATTTAATTATAATATTATACCTATTGCTGCGAATCACGGAGGAATGAGAGAGATGGTCTTAAAATTGAATTTTGGTTTGTTATTTGAAAGTGAAGATGAGTATTCTTTAGTTGATCAAATTACTAAAGCAGTCAATGATTATGAAAAATTAATTAACGAAAAACCAAAATTGGAAGCCAAAATTCGGGATTTGTTTTCAAAATCAAAATATTTTACGGAATTAAGCAACTTATATTCTTACAGATAA
- a CDS encoding glycosyltransferase — MLQNFSVLMSVYIKENSNCLRQSLESIIKQTLLPNEIIIVKDGPLTIELDDVINEYCGKYPMLFLVIELPQNKGLAYALNEGMKHVTNDIIARMDSDDICIAERFEIQIKYLINNNLDIVGGQIIEFSSDIENVVSIRKVPLSHNEIVQFMKFRSPFSHPTIVFRKNLFEYLKGYDATIFPEDYDFFVRAYLTGFKFGNVKENVLYFRLGENLSEAIKRRWGRKYAMNEMKLYRKFLRLGFFSPLDFLKVLIFKIPLRILPFSLYSYIYFKFSR, encoded by the coding sequence ATGTTACAAAATTTTTCAGTTTTGATGTCTGTTTACATTAAAGAGAACTCAAATTGTTTAAGACAATCTTTAGAGTCTATTATAAAACAAACATTATTACCTAATGAAATAATTATAGTTAAGGACGGGCCGTTGACCATTGAATTAGATGATGTAATTAATGAGTACTGTGGTAAATATCCAATGTTATTTTTAGTAATTGAATTGCCTCAAAATAAAGGTTTAGCATATGCTTTAAATGAAGGTATGAAACATGTTACAAATGATATTATTGCGAGAATGGATTCTGATGATATTTGTATAGCTGAAAGGTTTGAAATTCAAATTAAATATTTGATAAATAATAATTTGGATATAGTTGGAGGGCAAATAATTGAGTTTTCATCAGATATAGAAAATGTAGTTTCAATTAGAAAGGTTCCATTATCTCATAATGAAATAGTTCAATTCATGAAATTTAGAAGCCCTTTTTCTCATCCAACAATTGTTTTTAGGAAAAACTTGTTTGAGTATCTAAAAGGTTATGATGCAACAATATTTCCAGAAGATTATGATTTCTTTGTCCGAGCTTATTTGACAGGATTTAAATTTGGTAATGTGAAAGAAAATGTCTTATATTTTAGACTTGGAGAAAATTTGTCTGAAGCAATAAAAAGAAGATGGGGAAGAAAATATGCAATGAATGAAATGAAATTGTATAGAAAATTCTTAAGATTGGGTTTTTTTAGCCCTCTAGATTTTTTAAAAGTTTTGATCTTTAAAATTCCTTTGCGAATTTTGCCCTTTAGTCTGTATAGTTATATCTATTTTAAATTTTCTAGGTAA
- the rfbD gene encoding dTDP-4-dehydrorhamnose reductase, protein MKTILVTGATGQLGSELAELAVKYTKYKWLFADRTQITLDDLDLLSTQLNKIQPDIIFNCGAYTAVDKAEIEKDQAFKINHLAVGKIAVYASKNNAKLIHISTDYVFDGSSSIALDEKAETNPINVYGESKLAGEIACIKQNPNSIIIRTSWVYSKFGHNFVKTMQRLMQERDEINVVNDQIGSPTYAADLAEAMIKILESPQWISGIYNFSNEGEISWYEFALAIKELGKYRCNINGIPSSSYPTPAKRPEFSLLDKDKIKTVYNLYIPEYRESLKKMFI, encoded by the coding sequence ATGAAAACAATTCTAGTAACTGGCGCAACAGGACAATTAGGCTCTGAATTAGCTGAACTGGCTGTAAAATACACAAAGTACAAATGGCTCTTTGCAGATAGAACACAAATTACGTTAGATGATTTAGATTTACTCAGCACTCAGCTTAATAAGATTCAGCCTGATATAATTTTTAACTGTGGGGCTTATACCGCAGTTGATAAAGCAGAAATTGAAAAGGATCAGGCCTTTAAAATTAATCATTTAGCTGTCGGAAAAATAGCAGTATATGCTTCAAAAAATAATGCAAAACTGATCCATATTTCGACAGATTATGTTTTTGACGGATCTTCCTCAATTGCATTAGACGAGAAAGCAGAAACAAATCCAATAAATGTGTATGGTGAAAGTAAGTTAGCCGGCGAAATTGCATGCATTAAACAAAACCCGAACTCCATTATAATTAGAACTTCATGGGTATATAGTAAGTTTGGGCATAATTTTGTGAAAACTATGCAGAGATTAATGCAGGAAAGAGATGAGATTAATGTTGTAAATGATCAGATTGGATCTCCAACTTATGCAGCTGATTTAGCAGAAGCAATGATAAAAATACTCGAATCTCCACAATGGATTTCCGGAATTTACAATTTTTCAAATGAAGGAGAAATAAGCTGGTACGAATTTGCGTTAGCAATAAAAGAATTAGGGAAATATAGATGTAATATAAATGGTATTCCATCTTCATCTTATCCAACTCCGGCTAAAAGACCTGAATTTTCATTGTTAGATAAGGACAAAATTAAAACAGTCTATAATCTATATATACCAGAATATAGAGAAAGTTTAAAGAAAATGTTTATATAA
- the rfbC gene encoding dTDP-4-dehydrorhamnose 3,5-epimerase: MNIEQTNIKDLVIIEPALFSDERGYFFESYSKVKFENFGINIDFVQDNQSFSKYGTLRGLHYQNPPFAQTKLVRVLEGEIIDVAVDLRKDSATYGKSFSILLSAENKKQLIVPKGFAHGFSVISETASVMYKCDQFYNKASEGGIKYDDPSLNIDWGMDLKDAIVSEKDQILPFIENCNSLF, translated from the coding sequence ATGAATATAGAACAAACAAATATTAAAGATTTAGTAATTATCGAGCCGGCACTTTTTAGCGATGAAAGAGGTTATTTTTTTGAATCATACAGTAAAGTGAAATTTGAAAATTTTGGTATTAATATTGATTTTGTTCAGGATAATCAATCATTTTCAAAATATGGTACTTTGAGAGGCCTTCATTATCAAAATCCTCCTTTTGCTCAAACAAAATTAGTACGTGTTTTAGAAGGTGAAATTATAGATGTGGCTGTTGATTTAAGAAAAGATTCAGCTACTTACGGTAAATCATTCAGCATTTTATTATCAGCCGAAAACAAGAAACAGTTAATAGTTCCAAAAGGGTTTGCGCATGGTTTTTCTGTTATAAGCGAAACAGCATCTGTAATGTATAAATGTGATCAATTTTATAATAAAGCTTCAGAAGGAGGAATTAAATATGATGATCCATCGTTAAATATTGATTGGGGAATGGACCTGAAGGACGCGATTGTTTCCGAAAAAGATCAGATTCTGCCTTTTATAGAAAATTGTAATAGTTTATTTTAA
- a CDS encoding DegT/DnrJ/EryC1/StrS family aminotransferase, translating to MSRIYLSLSEQNGSEIEYINKALQSNWITSGGPNVNDFEIELENYFGKDSFVTALNSGTSAIHLALIILGVKAGDEVICQSLTFSASANPILYQGATPVFVDSESETWNICPNYLEAAIKDRIKKGRKPKAIIAVHLYGMPYKVDEIHAIADRYEIPIIEDSAEALGSNYKGKKCGTFGAFGIFSFNGNKIITASSGGALVSNSKELKEKAIFYATQSKDNAIHYQHSEIGYNYRMSNICAGVGLGQMKTLKEKIELRRNNHLFYQEFFLDVEEAELFEEKNGNYFSNYWLNTILLKSNKEKNDLSEAFENANIETRPIWKPMHIQPIFERYPYYGGKLSEKLFENGLCLPSGSNLTAHDKKKIENTLRTFFNKR from the coding sequence ATGAGTAGAATTTATTTGTCATTGTCAGAACAAAATGGCTCTGAAATTGAATACATAAATAAAGCATTACAGTCTAATTGGATTACTTCTGGCGGGCCTAATGTAAATGATTTTGAAATTGAGCTTGAGAATTATTTTGGAAAGGATTCGTTTGTAACAGCTTTGAATTCTGGAACATCCGCAATACACTTAGCTCTTATTATATTAGGAGTAAAAGCAGGTGATGAAGTAATTTGTCAAAGCCTCACATTTTCGGCATCGGCAAATCCTATTTTGTATCAGGGAGCAACACCAGTTTTTGTTGACAGCGAATCTGAAACGTGGAACATATGTCCTAATTATTTGGAAGCGGCAATAAAAGACAGAATAAAAAAAGGCAGAAAACCGAAGGCAATAATAGCAGTTCATTTATACGGAATGCCATATAAAGTAGATGAAATTCATGCTATAGCAGATCGATATGAAATTCCGATTATTGAAGATAGTGCAGAAGCTCTAGGAAGTAACTATAAAGGGAAGAAATGTGGTACATTTGGCGCATTTGGAATATTTTCGTTTAACGGTAATAAAATAATCACAGCATCAAGTGGAGGTGCTTTAGTTTCCAATTCAAAAGAGTTAAAAGAAAAAGCAATTTTTTACGCTACACAATCAAAAGATAATGCAATTCATTATCAACATAGTGAAATTGGATATAACTACAGAATGAGTAATATTTGTGCAGGTGTTGGATTAGGACAAATGAAAACTCTCAAAGAGAAAATTGAGTTGAGAAGAAATAATCATTTGTTTTATCAAGAATTTTTTTTAGATGTTGAAGAGGCTGAACTTTTTGAGGAAAAAAATGGAAATTATTTTTCAAATTATTGGTTAAATACGATTTTGTTAAAATCAAATAAAGAAAAAAACGATCTATCAGAAGCTTTTGAAAATGCAAACATCGAGACAAGACCTATTTGGAAACCAATGCATATACAGCCAATTTTTGAAAGATATCCTTATTATGGAGGTAAATTGTCAGAAAAATTGTTTGAAAATGGTCTTTGTTTACCATCTGGATCCAATCTTACAGCGCATGATAAAAAGAAAATTGAAAACACACTAAGAACTTTTTTTAATAAAAGATAA
- a CDS encoding WxcM-like domain-containing protein: MNPQIIQGGNFSDHRGTISYVNDFTFEDIERFYIISNSEENPIRAWQGHKLDAKNFYCVSGSFKIHYVKIDNWEIPSKDLLIETIAVSEFDSKVVHIPAGFANAIESLEKNSKLISFSTLPLVNVKEDEARYPSDYWNLNE; encoded by the coding sequence ATGAATCCACAAATAATTCAGGGAGGAAACTTTTCAGACCATCGAGGAACTATTTCATATGTAAATGACTTTACTTTTGAAGACATAGAACGATTTTATATCATAAGTAATTCTGAAGAAAATCCAATTCGAGCCTGGCAGGGACATAAACTGGATGCAAAGAATTTTTATTGTGTAAGCGGTTCTTTTAAAATTCATTATGTAAAAATTGACAATTGGGAAATTCCGTCAAAGGATTTACTTATCGAAACTATTGCAGTTTCTGAATTTGATAGTAAGGTTGTTCACATTCCTGCAGGTTTTGCTAATGCGATAGAATCTCTCGAAAAAAACTCAAAACTGATATCTTTTTCAACGTTGCCATTAGTAAACGTAAAAGAAGATGAAGCTCGATATCCTTCTGATTATTGGAATTTAAATGAGTAG
- the rfbG gene encoding CDP-glucose 4,6-dehydratase, with product MGEKVVFGNVYRGKKVLVTGNTGFKGSWLCAWLLSLGADVYGISNEIPTSPSMFVELGLENKMKHFFADIRDLGAIGKIINDIEPDFVFHLAAQPIVSLSYSEPIDTISTNVMGTANVLEVLRSYKKPCTAIIITSDKCYDNVEWIYGYKETDAVGGKDIYSGSKGAAELIFKSYYHSFFKKDEGVVKIASARAGNVIGGGDWALDRIIPDCMRSWSLGKVVEIRSPKATRPWQHVLEPLSGYLQLGERLYNDHSLNGESFNFGPKPEYNHTVQEILEDMSIRWHFENSKDAYQVTGDIKFYEAGLLKLNCDKALFHFQWKPTLDYTTLIEYTSDWYYEFYKNKGDMYSYTQAQIEGYENLAKLGNIAWTR from the coding sequence ATGGGAGAAAAAGTAGTATTTGGAAATGTATATCGTGGAAAGAAAGTTTTAGTAACTGGGAATACAGGATTTAAAGGCTCATGGTTATGTGCGTGGTTGCTTTCATTAGGAGCTGATGTATATGGAATATCCAATGAGATTCCTACTTCTCCTTCAATGTTTGTAGAGCTTGGATTGGAAAATAAAATGAAACATTTTTTTGCTGATATTCGTGATTTAGGCGCTATCGGAAAAATAATCAATGATATTGAACCAGATTTTGTTTTTCATTTAGCAGCGCAGCCAATAGTTTCATTATCATATAGCGAGCCAATTGATACGATTTCTACGAATGTAATGGGGACAGCAAATGTACTAGAAGTATTAAGAAGTTATAAAAAACCTTGTACAGCCATTATAATTACTAGTGATAAATGCTACGATAATGTGGAATGGATATATGGTTATAAAGAAACCGATGCTGTGGGAGGTAAGGATATTTATAGTGGAAGCAAAGGAGCTGCTGAGTTAATTTTCAAATCTTATTATCATTCTTTCTTTAAAAAGGATGAGGGTGTTGTTAAGATTGCTTCTGCTCGTGCCGGAAATGTTATCGGTGGAGGAGATTGGGCTTTAGATCGAATAATTCCCGATTGTATGCGCTCTTGGAGTTTGGGGAAAGTCGTAGAGATTAGAAGCCCAAAAGCAACTCGTCCTTGGCAACACGTTTTAGAGCCTCTTAGCGGTTATTTGCAATTAGGCGAACGTTTATACAATGATCACTCTTTAAATGGTGAAAGTTTTAATTTTGGACCAAAACCAGAATACAATCACACTGTTCAAGAAATTTTAGAAGACATGAGTATACGTTGGCATTTTGAGAATTCTAAAGATGCTTATCAGGTAACAGGAGATATTAAATTTTATGAAGCTGGGCTATTAAAATTAAATTGTGATAAAGCGTTATTTCACTTTCAGTGGAAACCAACATTAGATTATACTACTTTAATTGAATATACTAGTGATTGGTATTATGAGTTTTATAAAAATAAAGGGGATATGTACTCTTATACTCAAGCACAAATAGAGGGGTATGAGAATTTAGCAAAACTTGGAAATATAGCATGGACAAGATAA
- a CDS encoding NAD-dependent epimerase/dehydratase family protein codes for MVKKKIFVTGGSGYIGARICLHLANAGYAVTALCHSKIPSDKDWIAKMDKVLIGDISDEGFLKKMADFEYDTLLHLVSLDHHQSNKNPAYVSSVNITPVWSLLDAFSKKGLKKFIYFSTAQVYGQLKDELVREDKLLSSQNPYGLTHQIGELICEYYNATSNVDCRIVRLTNSYGAPIFEENNCWWLVINDLCRMAYNRKKIVLQSDGSPLRDFIHGWDVCAGVKLIIETEEKYPVYNLSSGNTISILEIAEKIKNVFAQRYGTQLPIIVESEQKANLKTKPYQIDNSLIHSIGFLPQWSLEDGINDLFDYLQKEN; via the coding sequence ATGGTAAAAAAAAAAATTTTTGTTACTGGAGGCAGCGGATATATTGGTGCCCGAATTTGTTTACACTTAGCTAATGCTGGTTACGCAGTGACTGCTCTTTGTCATTCTAAAATTCCTTCAGATAAGGATTGGATAGCAAAAATGGATAAAGTTTTGATCGGAGATATTTCTGATGAAGGATTTTTGAAAAAAATGGCTGATTTTGAGTATGATACATTATTGCATTTAGTTTCATTAGATCATCACCAATCAAATAAAAATCCGGCATATGTCAGTTCAGTAAACATTACTCCAGTTTGGTCTTTGTTAGACGCTTTTTCAAAGAAAGGATTGAAAAAATTCATTTACTTCTCAACTGCACAAGTGTATGGGCAGTTAAAAGATGAATTAGTAAGGGAAGATAAATTGTTATCAAGCCAAAATCCTTATGGATTAACACATCAAATTGGAGAATTAATTTGTGAATATTATAATGCAACATCTAACGTTGATTGTCGCATTGTTAGGTTGACAAATAGTTATGGAGCACCCATTTTTGAAGAAAACAATTGTTGGTGGCTGGTTATTAATGATTTGTGTCGAATGGCGTATAATCGAAAAAAGATTGTTTTACAATCAGATGGATCTCCTTTGCGTGATTTTATCCATGGTTGGGATGTATGCGCTGGTGTTAAACTGATTATAGAAACAGAAGAAAAATATCCTGTCTACAATTTATCATCAGGAAATACAATATCCATATTAGAAATTGCTGAAAAGATAAAAAATGTTTTTGCACAACGATATGGAACCCAATTGCCAATAATAGTGGAATCAGAACAAAAAGCGAACTTAAAAACAAAGCCTTATCAAATAGATAATAGCTTAATTCATAGTATTGGATTTCTGCCTCAATGGTCTCTAGAAGATGGGATTAATGATCTTTTTGACTATTTGCAAAAAGAAAACTAG